GAGGTTGTGCTTGCGGATGGTGAGTTCCCGCACTTTGGCTTTGAACCTCTCCACTGACTTGCTGCGCCTGCGTCGAGACCGTGACGAGAGGAAGAACCCGAGGAATTCGTAGCCTTCCCCGTAGGTCGTGATCTTCGTCTTCTGTGGGCTGAGGGCCAGCCCGAGGTCGTTTTCGAGCACACGTCGCACGAGTGTCAGAGCCTCTTGCGCCTGCTGTTTTGTCTGACAGACGATCACGAAGTCGTCGGCATATCGCGCGAAGCAATAGCCGGCGTCGTCGAGCGCCCAGTCGAGATGATTGAGCACCACGTTGGCCAGCAGAGGTGAGCAGACGCCGCCTTGCGGGACCCCCACCGTCGTCGGCTTGAACACGCCGTTCTCCATCACTCCAGCAGCGAGAAATTTCTCGACCAAGCGCAGGATGTTTCCATCCGCGACTTCCTCTGCAAGGGCTGCCATGATGACCTTGAACGGGATGTTGTCGAAGGAAGGTACGACACACTACCCACCTCGAGGGTTTCCCCTCGGCGGTCACGATCACCCGCCAACGTCACCCGTTCGAAGGTCAGTCGCTCGCCGTCCTAGGCTGGATGCATCGGCACCGGAGCCTGGAGCTGCTGTTGATCCTGCCCGATGGCAGTCGATCCCTGATT
The window above is part of the bacterium genome. Proteins encoded here:
- a CDS encoding group II intron reverse transcriptase/maturase, which produces MAALAEEVADGNILRLVEKFLAAGVMENGVFKPTTVGVPQGGVCSPLLANVVLNHLDWALDDAGYCFARYADDFVIVCQTKQQAQEALTLVRRVLENDLGLALSPQKTKITTYGEGYEFLGFFLSSRSRRRRSKSVERFKAKVRELTIRKHNL